A genomic region of Thunnus maccoyii chromosome 13, fThuMac1.1, whole genome shotgun sequence contains the following coding sequences:
- the LOC121910300 gene encoding protein ripply1-like, with the protein MRDTELLSSDERIYQHKYFGRISPGEEERRMSSACLVLKQPSFGAAPWSRPLTVSSSSDTNGSQTSLWRPWLSSSRDRPERCPHSKLSCPYSRPTVPDCFSSDGKPQAFQHPVRLFWPKSKSFDYLYSDGEALLRNFPIQATISFYEESDSEDEDEEDWEEDGSSEECLKHKSHFTSYN; encoded by the exons ATGAGGGACACAGAACTGCTGTCCTCCGACGAGCGAATATATCAACATAAGTATTTCGGTAGAATTTCtccaggagaagaagaaagaaggatGAGTTCCGCATGCTTGGTTCTCAAGCAACCGTCATTCGGCGCAGCACCGTGGTCGCGTCCGCTTACTGTGAGCAGTAGCTCGGACACAAACGGCAG CCAGACATCACTGTGGAGACCGTGGTTATCCAGCAGCAGGGATAGACCAGAACGATGCCCACACAGCAAGCTGTCATGT CCTTACTCCAGACCCACAGTGCCAGACTGCTTCTCGTCAGATGGGAAACCTCAGGCCTTCCAGCACCCTGTCAG GCTGTTCTGGCCCAAATCTAAGTCATTCGACTATCTGTACAGCGATGGAGAGGCCTTACTGAGGAACTTCCCTATCCAGGCAACCATCAGCTTTTATGAGGAGTCTGacagtgaggatgaggatgaggaggattgGGAAGAGGATGGCAGCTCTGAGGAGTGCCTCAAACATAAGTCTCATTTCACCTCCTACAACTGA